The following coding sequences are from one Pseudomonadota bacterium window:
- a CDS encoding M3 family peptidase, whose translation MNRRKFLELVTAAAVVAADQVRLPALAAGTPTKKASAASTRGTASESNPLLEAWPGPYGGLPPFSSVKPRMFPAAFRASMAECRAEIERIANQRARPTFANTLAPLEAAGRTFARVMSVFDIFTSTANTPAIQSIDRTWKPRLAAFDDEIVQNARLFRRIEAVYEARERNGLTSEQQRLAWVYHNRFVRSGARLDAAQKRELSKINQKLATLYTRFRQNQLADEENQMLVLTAADELAGLPQWLIDAAAASAKEKKRPDTWVIVNTRSAMEPFLTYASRRDLREKAFRLWVHRGDTPGPHDNNPLVTEILALRAKRAKLLGHATYAHWSVDSGMAKTPQQAMDLMMKVWPAAVARAREEVVDMQAVADAEGGGVKIEPWDYRYYAEKVRKAKYDLDESEIKPYLQLEKMREAMFWASTKLFGLHYKELHGIATIHPDVRVFEVSGPSGDVVGTWYFDPYARAGKSSGAWMNEYRTQEAFEKPVLPIVSNNANFVKGAPGAPVLISWDDAETLFHEFGHALHGLSSKVHYPTLSGTNVPRDFVEFPSQLNEHWLSTPEVLSRFALHCETGKPMSAALVERIRRAHTFNQGFATVEYLASAIVDMQLHLAGETPVEPRRFEQESLVALGMPKEIVMRHRIPHFGHIFSDDGYAAGYYSYLWAEVLDHDAFRAFTEAGGPYDQKVAKRYHDDVLQVGNTVDPAVAYRRFRGKAPSIEPLLEYRGFAKKTEKS comes from the coding sequence GTGAACCGTCGCAAGTTTCTCGAGCTCGTCACCGCCGCCGCTGTGGTTGCGGCCGATCAGGTCCGTCTGCCCGCCCTCGCGGCGGGAACTCCCACAAAGAAGGCCTCGGCCGCCTCGACGCGGGGCACGGCCAGCGAATCGAACCCCCTGCTCGAAGCCTGGCCGGGGCCATACGGTGGGCTGCCTCCTTTCAGCAGCGTCAAGCCGCGCATGTTCCCTGCGGCGTTCCGCGCTTCCATGGCCGAGTGCCGCGCAGAGATCGAGCGCATCGCCAACCAGCGGGCGCGACCCACCTTCGCCAACACCCTCGCCCCCCTCGAGGCCGCCGGACGCACGTTCGCACGCGTCATGAGCGTGTTCGACATCTTCACCTCCACGGCGAACACGCCGGCCATCCAGTCCATCGACCGCACGTGGAAGCCCAGGCTGGCAGCCTTTGATGACGAGATCGTGCAGAATGCCCGGCTGTTCAGGCGCATCGAAGCGGTCTACGAGGCGCGCGAGCGCAACGGCCTCACGTCGGAGCAGCAGCGTCTCGCCTGGGTGTACCACAACCGTTTTGTGCGCTCCGGCGCCCGTCTCGACGCGGCACAGAAGCGTGAGCTGTCAAAGATCAACCAGAAGCTCGCCACGCTCTACACGCGCTTCCGCCAGAACCAGCTGGCCGATGAGGAGAATCAGATGCTGGTTCTCACCGCCGCTGACGAGCTGGCCGGTCTGCCGCAGTGGCTCATCGACGCAGCGGCCGCCTCGGCAAAGGAGAAGAAGAGACCTGACACCTGGGTGATTGTGAACACCCGGTCCGCCATGGAGCCGTTCCTCACCTACGCATCGCGGCGCGATCTGCGTGAGAAGGCGTTTCGTCTCTGGGTGCATCGCGGCGACACGCCGGGGCCGCACGACAACAATCCGCTGGTCACCGAGATCCTCGCCCTTCGCGCGAAGCGGGCGAAGCTGCTCGGGCACGCCACCTACGCGCACTGGTCGGTGGACAGCGGCATGGCGAAGACGCCGCAGCAGGCCATGGACCTCATGATGAAGGTCTGGCCGGCCGCTGTTGCGCGGGCGCGCGAAGAGGTGGTCGACATGCAGGCGGTGGCCGACGCCGAGGGCGGCGGGGTGAAGATCGAGCCTTGGGACTACCGCTACTACGCCGAGAAGGTGCGCAAGGCGAAGTATGATCTCGACGAGAGCGAGATCAAGCCCTACCTGCAGCTCGAGAAGATGCGTGAAGCCATGTTCTGGGCGTCCACGAAGCTCTTCGGCCTGCACTACAAAGAGCTGCACGGCATTGCCACAATCCACCCGGACGTGCGCGTGTTCGAGGTCAGCGGCCCCTCAGGTGACGTGGTCGGCACCTGGTACTTCGACCCCTACGCCCGCGCGGGGAAGAGCTCGGGCGCCTGGATGAACGAGTATCGCACCCAGGAGGCGTTCGAGAAGCCGGTGCTCCCCATCGTCTCGAACAACGCCAACTTCGTGAAGGGCGCGCCTGGCGCACCCGTGCTCATCTCGTGGGACGACGCAGAGACGCTCTTTCACGAGTTCGGTCATGCGCTGCACGGGCTGAGCTCGAAGGTTCACTACCCCACGCTGTCTGGCACCAACGTGCCGCGCGACTTCGTCGAGTTCCCCTCTCAGCTCAACGAGCACTGGCTCTCGACGCCCGAGGTTCTCAGCCGGTTCGCGCTGCACTGCGAGACGGGCAAGCCCATGTCGGCTGCGCTGGTGGAGCGCATCCGAAGGGCCCATACGTTCAACCAGGGCTTTGCCACGGTCGAGTACCTCGCTTCGGCCATCGTCGACATGCAGCTCCACCTGGCGGGCGAGACCCCGGTCGAGCCCCGTCGCTTCGAGCAGGAATCGCTGGTGGCTCTCGGCATGCCCAAGGAGATCGTGATGCGCCACCGCATTCCTCATTTCGGTCACATCTTCTCCGATGACGGGTACGCCGCCGGCTATTACAGCTATCTGTGGGCGGAGGTGCTCGACCACGACGCCTTCCGCGCCTTCACCGAAGCCGGCGGGCCGTACGACCAGAAGGTGGCGAAGCGCTATCACGACGATGTGCTGCAGGTGGGCAACACGGTCGATCCGGCCGTGGCCTATCGCCGCTTCCGTGGCAAGGCCCCGTCCATCGAGCCGCTGCTCGAGTATCGCGGGTTCGCGAAGAAGACAGAGAAGTCGTGA
- a CDS encoding single-strand selective monofunctional uracil-DNA glycosylase produces the protein MTAITDRLVADLAPLRFKRPVTHVYNPLVYARACYDEYVSRYGTPPREVLLLGMNPGPFGMAQTGVPFGEVSMVRDWLGICQTVLKPADEHPKRPVSGFACLRSEVSGARIWGWARERYGTPERFFARFFVINYCPLVFMEESGRNRTPDQLPRDEQRAVMAACDRALRDTVTLFSPRVVIGVGRYAEQRLHEALAGLEVRIGTVGHPSPANPQANRGWAPLMDQVVASLEL, from the coding sequence CTGACGGCCATCACCGACCGTCTCGTGGCTGATCTTGCGCCGTTGCGCTTCAAGCGCCCGGTGACCCACGTCTACAATCCCCTGGTGTATGCGCGGGCGTGCTATGACGAGTATGTGTCGCGCTATGGAACGCCACCGCGGGAAGTGCTCCTGCTGGGCATGAACCCGGGGCCCTTCGGCATGGCCCAGACCGGGGTGCCATTCGGCGAGGTGTCGATGGTGCGCGACTGGCTGGGCATCTGTCAGACCGTGCTCAAGCCCGCGGACGAGCATCCGAAGCGTCCTGTGAGCGGATTCGCCTGCTTGCGCAGCGAGGTGAGCGGCGCTCGCATCTGGGGCTGGGCGCGCGAGCGCTATGGCACGCCCGAGCGCTTCTTCGCGCGGTTCTTCGTCATCAACTACTGTCCCCTGGTGTTCATGGAGGAGAGCGGTCGCAATCGAACGCCGGACCAGCTGCCCCGAGACGAGCAGCGCGCCGTCATGGCGGCGTGTGATCGGGCCCTGCGTGACACGGTGACGCTCTTCTCGCCGCGGGTCGTCATCGGTGTGGGTCGGTACGCCGAGCAGCGCCTGCACGAAGCGCTCGCCGGCCTCGAGGTGCGCATCGGCACCGTGGGGCACCCCAGCCCGGCAAACCCCCAGGCCAACCGAGGGTGGGCACCGCTGATGGATCAGGTGGTGGCTTCGCTCGAGCTGTAG